The window TTGGTCtcctccagaggtattggcttggggcccTTCTTGTCACTCTTTGTGTTTGACTAAGTTCCAACTTCTCAGGCCTCTTGCCCTCTCCACGTCAGAGTTGGCTCCATCCAttcctatccagtacaaggaGTTCCAAGATATCTTCTCCAAATGCCAGGCCGAGCAACTTCCTCCCCATCTCTTCTATGACTGTGCGATAGACCTCATAcctaattccacacctcccagtcggtataccccctcagtcttcTGGAGACCAAGGCTATGAGTGAATACATCCAGGACAATCTGCAGAGAGGATTTATACATAAGTCCTCTTCCCCAGCTGGCGCAGGATTTTTCATTGTCCAAAAGAAGGATGGGGCCCTTTGTCCTTCTATTGATTACCGTGGTTTAAATGACATCACTATTGAAAACCGCTACCCACTGCAGCTAATCCCTGATCTCTTTTACCTTCTCCGTGGTGCCCAAATCTTCATCAAACTGGATCTTTGAGGGGCCTACAACCTAATTCAGATCAAGAAGGGGGACAAATAGAACacagcatttaataccagggatggcGATTATGAATATCTGGTGATGCTCTTCAGTCTCTGCAATGCCcaggctgtcttccaacactttgtcaaccAAGAATTACGTGTGTTGTTCTCTATTTGGATGtcgtttttcttttctttttttttttactttatttatatccaCAGTGAGacagttacaaataaaaacaaagtgttcATTATAAAATCCAgaatataaaatagtataattTATACAACTACAGATTCATATactgtgttataaatatataaacaaactttGTGCAGATACAGATTCATATACTGAATATAAGACTTACCCCAACAGAAGTATAATATGTTACAGAATAGCAGAccctagatgtggtggctgcattagttttaggATAGGAACAGCCATTTTTCAGAACACGTTCAACAAATGTTTATACCAGAAAAACTTTTTAAGATGTTATCAGGGCACTGagttaaatatgatttttttgcatgtaaactaCTTCAGATGTGAAACTATAGATCTGTCTGCAGTCGAGCCTTGGTGGCAGCCATGGATGTAGATAAAGAGGAGGAgtgaaaataatgtgtttttgcagatttacCAGATGAAAAATAAAGCTTGGAAAATAAACCTAATATAGTTATTTATTTCTAGGATATCCATactacaatacattacattaatgttgttgtgtttaaataaactttaagatGCTTTGTGCCGTCCATTTATCTTTGaaccttttttattagttttcttaaAGCcactttcacattttcatttcttAGGGTATATATAACTGGATTTAAGGCGggaatacaaaatgtatacaacACTGAAAACACTTTGTCCTGTTCTATAGAATAAGCAGACTTAGGTCTCATATACATCCCAAGGATGATTCCAAAAAACAGAATGACCACAGTTATATGAGAGGAACAAGTAGAAAAAgctttgtgttttcctttagTGGAGCGAAtctttaaaatggcaaaaataataaagacataagaaattgtaataaaaactAGAGGTGTAAAACCAAAGAGAGATCCAGATACCTGAATAACTAACTCAGCGCTCCGAGTGTTACTGCAGGAAAGCTTTAGAAGTGGCTTCAAGTCACAATATAAGtgattaatgacatttgacttaCAAAACTTGTATTGAGTCAACAATACCATATAGGTAAAAGAGTCTAGAAGACCACAGATCCATGGAATTAAAGCTAGACAAGTGCAGAGATACCTATTCATAATTGCTGAGTAGCGTAGTGGATTGCAGATGGCAACATATCTGTCAAATGCCATGATGGCAAGAATACAATATTCTGACACAACGCATTCAACAAAAGAGAATATTTGAGTAAGGCAGCCTAGATAGGTGATATTCCGATGACCTGTCAAGCAGATGTGTAGAAGTTTTGGAAGAATAGTTGATATGAGTGAGAGATCCATTAAAGAAAGGTTGCACAGGAAGAAATACATAGGTGTATGGAGGTGAGGCTCAGcacatacaacaaaaataataagtgTATTTCCAGACAATGCCATGACGTAGATGAGCAAAAAAGTTACAAACAGTTGCAGCTGCATGTCTGGTAACTCAAAGAATCCTAGGAGCTGGAACCCTTCTGTCCTATTCCAGGTTTCCATCATATATTGTTTAAATGCCTTCAACTAGATGAATGTTTGTGGGGTGTAAAGGcaaactaaacattttacatagAGTGAAATAGACACAGTTTTTATTAGAATTACAGCTAGAACTGTAATTTCTCTTCTACCCCATTCCCAGTAAGAATGGTAAACAGGACATAGGGGGAAGATGAATCTCACCCAGTAGGGACACAGATAGAAAAAGGTCTAATCCTTCCAAACTTAGTAAAGTCTTTGCTTTAGGTGTATTTGAAGACCAACTTTGGTGGTTTAAACATAGTCAGTGaatagtaaaaaatatgtaacttGTCTtgaaattttatattgtaatgtagaCTCTCCTGGAAACACTTTAAAGATGACAAAAAAGACCATTAAATATCTTGTAGATTAttcattttccctgaaaaaactatctatctattttatttatgctaGTAGGCCATTTATTAGGAATGTCGAACAAGCCTGTGTATTTAATAATGTcatacacaatgagcctgatttattaaagctcttgaaggctggtaaagactatcataggagattctgggtgttccagcaaaactggaatggatctggtccaggaataaaaacatttgccagctaaaagcaaattacttttaataaatctatttcaggtttgttggaccacacaggatctcctatgatagtttGTCTTCGCCAGTCTTTGGGAGGTTTACGAAATCAGACCTAGTGTATAAAGTCCACCAATGTTCGgcacaaaaaaagatgaaaagccTTCAATTGTTGCAAATTGTACTATGGctatacatacagtttaatatCTTAGCACTATCAAGATGTTGCATCAGCAACATAATTACTTGTCAAGATAATTAAAGCAGAAAGTTAAAGTGGAGTTCTCCAAAGTGAGAGTAAATTCATTTCTAGACAGATGTGCACCAAGAAAAgacctttcttcttttcctgttgtgacagtaattaaaaatgtataatttttcatCACTTTGTAAATCAGAGACAATAGCCACCAAGACCAACAGTAAGGTAAAAGACAACTATATTAAACCTAATAGAGtttctaaacattttacattctattCACTACTAAAATTTAGccttacaattttattattaattttttactaATATGCTCTGGTATTGTCTGCAGCCTCAGTAACCCTTTCTCATAATAACATTAGATCAACTGAACATTTGTCATTACTGTAATCCTTATGAGTCAAGaatgaaacaatatatatttaaaaaaaatagaaaacatggtTTGCTTTTGCAATGTTATTTATACCTATAGTCAATATGTTGCAGAGTATTTGTAGATTTTGTGGATTGTACTGTGTGTGGTtgttcataaatacatttattcatcatatgtaatatacattatcTGAATCTCTGTTTCTCCAATCTAACGCTAGATGAAGTCCTATTCCCTGAAAAAGCTTGCAAGAATATTGCAAGTAATGTTTTAAGAAACTATATAACAGCAAAAGCAAGGTGcttctcttctctttccattATGTTCCCAGGCCACAGCAATGAGACATGCCAGACACAACACAACCATATTTATAGCTGGACTATGTCCTGTGAGGTTTATAACACAGGGGACTGAAATTGTTATTCATATTTCAATAGGCCTTTTGAGATTATTTGGAAAGAGGTTGatgccatttaaaatgtatgtggtgCCCACAAAAAATGACAGCTTTGCCCATAAAGCAAATGTGGTAAACGTTTTTATTCTGATTAATggatattttcaatatttatcaTAGTATTTGGTATATGATCTCATACAATTTGTTAAGCAGAACATTATATATAACTATGATGTGATGAAAAAAATAgcccaataaaagataaaataaaaagctatttcAACAATATTTCAAGGTAGGTAGGCACgctcaaacaaaaaagaaatataggagGAAGACCTACATGATGGGGTAGGAAGAGGAGCCAGGCAGAGGAGGGGTTACGTTCTGGAAAGGATGGGATCAGGGACGGATCAGAGTGGAGATTGGTGGAGAGAAGAGGTAGGGAGCATAGCTAAGGAGaagaaagggtaaaaaaaagaaacgttTTCCCACCTTTCAGTTGAGTAAGGAGTTGGAGTACAAAGTGTGATGTGGTGAGGCAGTTTTGTGTGGTCACACTTTAAAGGGGGGAAAAGGTATTTTGTAGGTGGCAATCAACAATTAATGGATACACGCCCTGAGGTGGTGCAGGGCAGCTAAGGGCCATTGTAGTTCTGCTGgctgaaaaaaagggttttaagtGTTTGGCAGACCTTGCCTGTCATGACCTGCAGCTTTTTAGTGTAAAAACAGGGAATGGGTTGTGTTATTGTTTACATGTATGGAGTTATGTTGTTAGCTTTGTAAGATTGTTATCGTTAAAAGTTGTGAGTTTTAggttaaaattttgtttttatgttttgctcaGATAGTAATCGCTGTCTGCAGccatttaaaatttttgttgtcAGTGTCCTAATTGTGGAAAGAGAAGGGGGTTGAATTTACTGGGGGGTGTAAAAGatagtgtaaaatatttttttcccatcaacATCAGAGCAGGTCCTGCAGAGCATTGCTCTATTTTCTCCCATTCTAGGTAGACATTTTCTGCAGCATCACTCTTTTCTTCCTGACTTTTCTTCCTCATAcacaacatttgctttttttgtcagaTGTTGCAGAGtattgctctgttttttttttgtctccttatGTTGTATCACACAAATTCCTCCTTCCCGGGAAAGGATGTttggaaagaaatgaaagaaaaattagtttaatgaacaaaatcagacatgaagATGGAGAATCAGACATGAAGATAAAGAGTGCTAGTTGCAAAATGAGTATGTACAAATAATGAAAGGCAGTGGAAAGGAagaaagctccttctgtgcatggccaaaATTGGGCATGCACAAAAAGAGCAGCCAGAACACCTGATCTCCTGATCACTGAAGTTGAGTTTTGCTCTAATTAGCCTGGAAACGATTTTCTCCTATAATGTTAAGCACCTCCCTGCCCTAAAAAAAGGTCATGTAATGGAGCCTTTCAGCCTTCTCAGCTCTGCTAACTGAAAGGCGCCTTTCTGTTCTGGGAAATGTTATATTGTCCAACTTTCCTTTAGATATGTCACATAAATGAGCCTATTTACCCTTGAAGCCCTGTATTCTATATATTACTGTATTCTAACTTTTTTGATGTATATTTCTCCGTGTACCCTGAAGTCCATATTCTATGGTGATCACTCCTTTTGGAGTAGATTAAATATAATGTTAGGGGATGGTTCTTTTTGAATTTATCTGTCTGATGACAGGatctctttaaaatgtttactgttgCTAAAAGCAGACTTAACAATACTTGCTatcacctttaaaaaacaaaaaggcccaTTTTGTTCATCTCCCTGATTTAATTTCATTGGATTTTCCCGAGGCCACAGCAAATCCCAACTGTAATTTCATTGTCCTATCAGAGGCCAATGCAAATATTACTCATGCGCATTAGGAGGTGTGGCAGTTGGTGCATACCAGCTAAGAAACTGGTGATCCAGCAGttccaataatttttttaggGTTCTACCTTGGGAAAAGTGTGCTTAACAAGTATTCTGACTGTATTCTGACTTTATTTGGGTTTCTGTATGTTTCTCTTATTTGTGTCACATGTAAAACTTGCACTAACCTACACTAATCTCTAAACTAAAGCTCAAAGCAGTACTCTTGGTAATGTATCAGAAAGTAAGGCAGGAGCTAAGAGTatgtaaagtaagtaaatatGTTTCCTGTACTTAAGCCTGTGTTGCTCTTTCTGGAGTGCACCTCCCCTAAACTTTTGAAACTGTTGTTGACTGGTGCCTACCATTATTTCCATACTATTTGTCTCCCCAATTGAAATCCATGGAGCCACAATTATGATGACTAATTCTTTCAAAagcacacataaaacaaatacaacaacacataaaacaaatacaagcaGTGGGAAAGTTTAATGAGATCTCCATGAATTACGGTCATCtcagtataaaaatgttatatgatgtttaaacattttttgttatttacaacCATATTTATGAGAGATACCAGGTTGTAataattggaaataaaaataatgatacatttgCAGGAAACATACCATGTAAGGCCTTAAAAGGCAACATATTGATGGATGACGGAAAGAGGTTAATTTCGGATAATTATTAAAGATCTCAACTAAATAACAATGACAGAGAGTGAAaataaaccttttaataaaaaggtttcCCAATGAATTAAATTTGTAATTTCAAATATTATGTATGGATATCTAATTAGAGAGGAAAGAACTTACTTTTAAATCATTGGTGTATAGTGTAGAAGCGCAGAAAGTCAGCCTAAAGCCAAAAGGACTGGCTTCTCTTGCGTTCTGCCCTAAATGGGTTAAACCTGGCACTGAGAATTACCAAGGCGCCTACGCAGAGAAACATGTGCATGCGCCATTAGTCTGATTGAAGTCCGGATGGAGAAGGGCTTCCGCTCTTAGTTCCATATAGGTGATTCCCTTTTGTAATGTGTGCACGTAGTTAGCATGCCTCCGCAGTCCATAGTTAAGGGcagatacatatatatgtaatttcCGCCCCTACTAGGGCGGATTTCCAGGAATTTAAGTTCCTCCCAATGTGGGCGTGTATAATTCAACGGTGTATGAGCTTATTGATGGGTAGTTCTCCTAGGAGTGGGGAGTGTATGTAAGCCGCTCCCCACATTCtgcctttattaatattattcattctaACTAACTCAGATGCTCTATATAAGTCCTTTTTCTATGAGTTTATATTATCTTTAGTATAATTTATGTGACTTAGATTTCATTCCCAATAAATGCACATACAATGCCATGTCAATTAAATGTTTATGTTAATCaccatatatgtattgtatataatattcataaacagTTTGCAGTGCTaagaaatcccctgaggaagctcttttGAATGAAACGCGTCGGCATACGAGATCCTTTTTGCAATGTATACGTATAACCCCATGTGCTTTCCTTAACATGGCTAGGATATACACTAAGCTAATATAGGAGTACAATGTATAGCCAGGGCACTAGCATAATAGATCTATGTTAAGCCTTGGGACAATTTTccgtgttattaaaaaaaaattgtgttttgaaaattatattgcagaagtagcctatttttttcctattcctaACCTATACATTATATGATTAAGGGTTAGGCAAATCGCACACAGTTTCTATTCTAATAAGCAGTCCTAAGGGTAAAGAAAACCCAGTACTGATTAAGctacaatgaaaacataaaaggtacatgaaataaaaagtttacttttattttgtctcTTTATTACAAACTCAACAGTTTTACcagaatacattttatcatttgctGCTATTTTGGAGCATTACATTTagttaaatataattaatgtttTGGATGATTGTGGCACAACAATACACAGGTAAACCTGTTTGGCAATACCAatactttttaaacaatttaaacaacaCATATATTAATTGTAGATGTTTTTGTGAAGAAGGTGGTAAACAGTATAGCTGGGTTTCATATTACTATAGGGCATGATATGGGCATTTGACTTACCATCAGCTatcagtaaacatttttatgtcaatatagttttaaaattgGTTTTACAGAAAGTCTGGTGGAGGGCAATATGAATGACAGCCTCTGA is drawn from Pyxicephalus adspersus chromosome Z, UCB_Pads_2.0, whole genome shotgun sequence and contains these coding sequences:
- the LOC140343946 gene encoding olfactory receptor 5V1-like, whose amino-acid sequence is MQLQLFVTFLLIYVMALSGNTLIIFVVCAEPHLHTPMYFFLCNLSLMDLSLISTILPKLLHICLTGHRNITYLGCLTQIFSFVECVVSEYCILAIMAFDRYVAICNPLRYSAIMNRYLCTCLALIPWICGLLDSFTYMVLLTQYKFCKSNVINHLYCDLKPLLKLSCSNTRSAELVIQVSGSLFGFTPLVFITISYVFIIFAILKIRSTKGKHKAFSTCSSHITVVILFFGIILGMYMRPKSAYSIEQDKVFSVLYTFCIPALNPVIYTLRNENVKVALRKLIKKVQR